In the Nicotiana tabacum cultivar K326 chromosome 16, ASM71507v2, whole genome shotgun sequence genome, one interval contains:
- the LOC107766931 gene encoding MLP-like protein 34, whose product MSLEGKLVSEINIKSCGDVFHEIFRYRPHHISTMSPDKIQNVDIHEGDWGTVGSVIFWNFTHDGKEKVAKEIIEEIDEEKKLVKFKVIGGDLLDFYKSLYLTVHVETKGEDNLVTWILDYEKLNPDIPDPHTLMEFCLNVTKDIETHHLTGKLESEIEIKSDGDVFHEIFRYRPHHISTMCSDKIQNVDIHEGEWGTVGSVIFWNYVHDGKEKVAKEIIEAIDEEKKLVKFKVIGGDLLETYNSFYLTVHVETTGENNLVTWILEYEKKNSKVPDPHTLMEFCLSVTKDIETHHLKCDT is encoded by the exons atgaGTCTTGAAGGAAAGTTGGTTTCTGAGATAAACATCAAGTCCTGTGGTGATGTATTTCATGAGATCTTTAGGTATAGACCACACCATATCTCTACCATGTCTCCTGATAAAATCCAAAATGTTGACATTCATGAAGGTGACTGGGGAACTGTTGGTTCTGTGATTTTTTGGAACTTCACTCACG ATGGAAAGGAGAAGGTCGCAAAGGagataattgaagaaatagatgaagaaaagaagCTGGTTAAATTCAAGGTGATAGGGGGAGATTTACTGGACTTTTACAAATCATTGTACCTCACTGTTCATGTTGAAACAAAGGGTGAAGACAACTTGGTTACTTGGATCTTGGACTATGAGAAGTTGAATCCAGATATACCAGATCCACATACATTAATGGAATTCTGTCTTAATGTTACTAAAGATATTGAAACTCATCACTTAACAGGGAAGTTAGAGTCTGAGATTGAAATTAAGTCTGATGGAGATGTGTTTCATGAAATATTTAGGTATAGACCACACCATATCTCTACTATGTGCTCTGATAAGATTCAGAATGTTGATATTCATGAAGGTGAATGGGGAACTGTTGGCTCTGTAATCTTTTGGAACTACGTACATG ATGGGAAAGAGAAGGTTGCAAAGGAGATAATTGAAGCCATAGATGAGGAAAAGAAGTTGGTTAAATTCAAAGTGATTGGAGGGGATTTGTTGGAGACATACAATTCATTTTATCTCACAGTTCATGTTGAGACCACGGGTGAAAACAACTTAGTTACTTGGATATTGGAATATGAAAAGAAGAATTCAAAAGTCCCAGATCCACACACTTTAATGGAATTCTGCCTCAGTGTTACCAAAGATATTGAAACTCACCATCTTAAGTGTGATACATAA
- the LOC107766937 gene encoding protein C2-DOMAIN ABA-RELATED 7-like: MEMLGLLKIRVQRGINLPLKDTFHSDPYVVVTMDEQRVKTSCKKNNCNPVWNDELTLALKYPNVPVVLTVYDKDTFTRDDKIGEAKIDIKPYLEALNISNQCLPNGVEVDRVQPSRDNCLTKESCIIWENGKMIQDMTLMLQNVECGEVEVQIEVIPKRISEDTFFP; the protein is encoded by the exons ATGGAGATGTTGGGACTTCTTAAAATAAGGGTGCAGAGAGGCATTAATCTGCCGCTCAAAGATACATTTCAtagtgatccttatgttgttgtCACTATGGATGAACAG AGAGTGAAGACTAGTTGTAAGAAGAACAACTGCAACCCTGTCTGGAATGATGAATTAACCCTTGCACTGAAATATCCAAATGTTCCAGTTGTTTTG ACTGTGTATGACAAAGATACATTCACTAGAGATGACAAAATTGGGGAAGCAAAGATAGACATCAAACCATATCTGGAAGCTTTGAATATAAGCAATCAATGCCTTCCGAATGGCGTCGAAGTTGACAGAGTTCAGCCAAGCAGAGACAATTGCCTGACTAAGGAAAGCTGCATTATATGGGAAAATGGTAAAATGATACAAGACATGACCCTTATGCTGCAAAATGTGGAATGTGGTGAAGTGGAAGTGCAAATTGAGGTGATCCCTAAAAGGATTTCTGAGGATACATTCTTCCCATAA